From the Lolium rigidum isolate FL_2022 chromosome 2, APGP_CSIRO_Lrig_0.1, whole genome shotgun sequence genome, one window contains:
- the LOC124688394 gene encoding vesicle transport protein SFT2B-like, whose protein sequence is MDRMRDALERAKMLVGMEVDEEAALPPPEEQSFFDDINRHCTLNTTQRLYGFAICLAAGLTCTFLSMIVFFHPVKFGVTFTLGNMMALGSTAFLIGPKRQFDMMLDSVRIYATAIYIASIIVALFCALLVHSKVLTLLAIILEFGALVWYSLSYIPFARSVVSKVMASCFDTEF, encoded by the exons ATGGACAGGATGCGGGACGCCCTGGAGCGGGCCAAGATGCTGGTCGGCATggaggtcgacgaggaggccgcgctgccgccgcccgAGGAGCAGTCCTTCTTCGACGACATCAACCGGCACTGCACCCTCAACACCACCCAG AGGCTGTATGGTTTCGCGATATGCTTGGCTGCTGGTCTGACGTGCACTTTCTTG TCAATGATCGTTTTCTTCCATCCTGTGAAATTTGGGGTTACATTCACACTTGGCAATATGATGGCGCTCGGAAG TACAGCATTTCTTATAGGTCCGAAGAGACAATTTGATATGATGCTTGATTCTGTGCGCATATATGCCACTGCTATATACATTGCAAGCATCATTGTTGCTCTATTCTGCGCTCTCTTA GTTCACAGTAAGGTGTTGACTCTACTTGCCATCATTTTGGAATTTGGTGCCCTTGTCTG GTACAGTCTAAGCTATATACCCTTTGCGCGGTCAGTTGTTTCAAAAGTGATGGCGTCTTGCTTCGACACTGAATTCTAG